One genomic segment of Cardinium endosymbiont of Philonthus spinipes includes these proteins:
- a CDS encoding Ulp1 family isopeptidase has protein sequence MNPQNVILTQEMLAQVEQAFNTSTGTLITNVESIPIMQQDLIRLQGLTWLNDNIINAYMQLINRRSEEKENHLQPRVCAFNTFFLQSLSKSGYSKVKKWTKGKNIFSYDMVLIPVHLTNHWCLAVIDFRSKTIKYYDSLGGENWDCLKTLLDYLSQEITDKQQGKLNQDEWRLKCLKDLPQQKNHSDCGVFVCKFADYVARDAPINFTQHDMPYFRKRIAIEILNGKLMEN, from the coding sequence ATGAACCCACAAAATGTCATATTAACTCAAGAGATGCTCGCCCAAGTAGAACAAGCCTTTAATACCTCAACTGGCACACTGATTACCAATGTAGAAAGCATACCCATTATGCAGCAAGATCTAATCCGGTTACAAGGGTTGACTTGGCTCAATGACAATATAATAAACGCATATATGCAGCTGATTAACAGACGATCAGAAGAAAAAGAAAACCACTTACAACCAAGGGTTTGTGCATTCAATACCTTTTTTTTACAATCACTTTCCAAAAGTGGCTATTCAAAAGTGAAAAAATGGACTAAAGGTAAGAATATATTTTCCTATGACATGGTGCTTATCCCTGTTCATCTAACAAACCATTGGTGTTTAGCAGTTATTGATTTTCGTAGCAAGACTATAAAGTATTATGATTCGCTAGGAGGAGAAAATTGGGATTGCCTAAAAACGTTGCTAGACTACCTTAGTCAAGAAATAACCGACAAACAACAAGGGAAACTGAACCAAGATGAGTGGCGGCTTAAATGCTTGAAAGACCTACCGCAGCAGAAGAATCATAGTGATTGTGGTGTATTTGTATGCAAATTTGCTGACTACGTAGCGCGGGATGCACCAATCAATTTCACCCAACACGACATGCCTTACTTCCGTAAGCGTATAGCTATCGAAATACTCAATGGAAAACTTATGGAAAACTAA
- a CDS encoding glycosyltransferase family 2 protein produces MTHLPSVAIVVLNYNGLPLLKAYLPTLLRYSNRYNIIVVDNGSTDGSVTYLRSHFPTVTCMVHGANYGVAKGYNLALKQIQATYYLLLNNDLLVTNHWLEPLLALMEEDPAIGFCQPKILSLRKPDHFDYAGAAGGFIDDYGYPFCRGRIFHRIEKDSGQYNDTRAVFWASGACLLVRAKAFHSLGGFDELFFAHFEEIDLCWRAQLAGWKVYYCGSSRVYHLGGATLPYNSPTKTYLNFRNRLYMLYKYHPNHLIYPIKNLCLDLLAMLRMLVLGKFAHSWAIIKAQIDFFKLKNTHITKAAAADLPNSYKGSILVDFFIKNKKCFSELATHRFTR; encoded by the coding sequence ATGACCCACCTGCCAAGTGTAGCCATTGTAGTATTAAACTACAATGGACTGCCCCTATTAAAGGCATACTTACCTACCCTACTACGCTATAGCAATCGCTATAACATAATAGTAGTGGATAATGGCTCTACAGATGGCTCTGTAACTTATCTAAGGAGTCATTTCCCAACAGTGACCTGTATGGTACATGGTGCAAATTATGGGGTTGCAAAAGGGTATAATCTAGCCCTAAAACAGATTCAAGCCACCTATTATCTATTATTGAATAATGATCTCCTGGTTACAAACCACTGGCTAGAACCGTTACTAGCCCTTATGGAGGAAGATCCTGCTATTGGGTTTTGCCAACCTAAAATACTTTCTCTCAGGAAACCAGATCACTTTGACTATGCTGGCGCAGCTGGTGGGTTTATAGATGACTATGGCTATCCCTTTTGTCGAGGAAGGATCTTTCATCGCATTGAAAAAGATAGCGGACAATACAACGATACACGAGCTGTCTTTTGGGCCAGCGGGGCTTGTCTATTGGTACGTGCCAAAGCTTTCCATAGTCTAGGTGGATTCGATGAGCTTTTTTTTGCACATTTTGAGGAAATTGATCTTTGCTGGCGTGCCCAGCTTGCTGGTTGGAAGGTCTATTATTGCGGAAGCAGTAGGGTATACCATCTAGGAGGGGCTACCCTACCCTACAATAGCCCTACTAAAACCTACTTAAACTTTAGAAATAGGTTATATATGTTGTACAAGTATCACCCAAACCATCTGATATATCCGATCAAAAACCTATGCTTGGATCTATTAGCTATGCTTCGAATGTTGGTACTGGGTAAGTTTGCCCATAGCTGGGCTATTATAAAAGCCCAAATAGATTTTTTTAAGCTAAAAAACACACACATAACAAAAGCTGCTGCAGCCGATTTGCCCAATAGCTATAAGGGGAGTATTCTTGTTGACTTTTTTATTAAAAATAAGAAATGCTTTTCTGAACTTGCTACCCATAGGTTTACTAGGTAA
- a CDS encoding YbaB/EbfC family nucleoid-associated protein, with translation MDINKLFGQMDQVREKMEAVKKQLDQLTVTKETGAGLVQVTARGDKKILAVSIDETLFNQTNRKMVQDLIVGAANLALEEVDHKVQEVIQQQAGTL, from the coding sequence ATGGATATAAACAAGCTATTTGGACAAATGGACCAGGTCCGAGAAAAAATGGAAGCGGTCAAAAAGCAACTGGATCAACTTACTGTAACCAAAGAAACAGGCGCTGGACTGGTTCAGGTAACCGCGCGTGGCGATAAAAAAATCCTTGCTGTTTCAATAGATGAGACGCTATTTAATCAAACAAATCGAAAAATGGTACAAGATCTTATAGTTGGTGCAGCCAACCTAGCCTTGGAAGAAGTAGACCATAAAGTCCAAGAAGTGATACAGCAACAAGCAGGAACGCTATAA